A DNA window from Peromyscus leucopus breed LL Stock chromosome 3, UCI_PerLeu_2.1, whole genome shotgun sequence contains the following coding sequences:
- the LOC114706838 gene encoding 28S ribosomal protein S33, mitochondrial, with protein sequence MASLSEYALRMSRLSARIFGEVARPTDSKSRKVVNMFSEQPLAKKKETYDWYPNHNTYFALMGTLRFLGLYRDEHQDFMDEQRRLKKLRGKGKPRKGEGKRATKKK encoded by the exons ATGGCTTCACTTTCAGAATATGCACTGCGTATGTCTCGTCTGAGTGCCCGGATCTTTGGTGAAGTGGCCAGGCCTACTGATTCAAAGTCCAGGAAAGTGGTGAATATGTTCAGTGAACAGCCCTTGGCCAAAAAGAAAGAGACTTATGACTGGTATCCAAATCACAACACGTATTTTGCACTCATGGGCACACTCCGTTTCCTTGGCCTTTACAg AGATGAGCATCAGGATTTTATGGATGAGCAAAGACGTCTAAAGAAGCTCCGTGGAAAGGGGAAaccaaggaaaggagaagggaaaagagcTACAAAGAAGAAATAG